aagccgttagttttctcgtttgaattgttttacattgtcttatcggggccttttacagctgactgtgcggtatgggctttgctcattgttgaaggtcgtacggtgacctatagttgttaatgtttgtgttattttggtcttttgtggatagttgtctcattggcaatcataccatatcttcatATTATATTCACTTTCAAAACTTTCAAACATATTGTTACAAAAAGTATGATACaatcacttttgaaaaactttcaaatatcGATTCAGCTTTATagtaaactttaaaatgaaacttaactggAAGACCCTGGAAGACTACTTGAAGAATATAGACAATTTTAATAGTCGTGAACTTTAACAAACATACAGAGTGTGTAAAgtttgtgtattttttatgtTGAGGAACACATGGAATAAAGTCCACATTGGTAAATTATCTatgtaattataattatatatgctTTTAATATCAACTTGacttgtttaatataaaaaaggagatgtggtacgattgccaatgagacaactgtccacaagagaccaaaatgacacaggtattaacaacaataggtcaccacacggtcttcaacaaagcccataccgcattgtcagctataaaaggccccgataagacaatgttaaacaattcaaacgagaaaaccaacggccttatttatataaaaaaaaatgagcgaaaaacaaatatgtaacacgtaaacaaacgacaaccactgaattataggcttCTGGCTTGGGACAgccacatacataaataatatggcagggttaaacatgttagtaaATTCATGTATTGTATGCATATAGTCACTTGACTTGTGtgtatttttagataaatggAAGTCGGAATATAGTAATTTGCTGAATCAAAAGATTTCAACCAAGGTTTCTGAAACGCAAAATTATGCATATACGAAAGATACTTTTAATGACTTTTTATTGACGGAACCCATTTCGTTTGCTGAAACAGCTAGTGTCATTGACAAAGCAAAGAAAGGCAAATCTGCTGGATTTGATAATTTACCAGttaaagttttgcaaaataattgctcaactttgtttttgtaccatttatttgatttttgcttTAGGTTCCAAAAAACGCCAGAATTATGGaacaaaattattatcaatCCTATACCTAAAGCAAACATGACAGATCCGCGCGACCCTTTGTCTTACAGAGGAATTGCATTAGCTTGTGTTTCCTATAagctttattgtaatattttaaacgAAAGGCTTGTGCAATGGATAGATGACAATAACATATTAGTCGACGAACAAAATGGTTTCCGTCAAAATCGAAGCACTATAGACCAATTGTCTAGTCTTACAAACATAATTGAAGTCAGAAAGAAGCTTCGTAAATTTACTTTCTGTgcgtttattgattttaaaaaggcaTATGATACCATCAATAGAAATATACTATGGTCCAAGTTAAATGTAATGGGGGTGGCTGAAAATTTTTGTGCTGCTATACAgtctatttattcaaatatattatgttCAGTACGATTAAACGGCCATTTATCAGAATGGTTTAATGTTAACAGTGGTCTTAAACAAGGATGCCCATTATCTCccttgttatttaatttatatattaatgacCTAGTTTCATTCTTGAAATCATATGAGTGTGGTATTGATATTGATGAtgaaaaagtttgtattttGCTATATGCTGATGATGTGGTTTTACTTGCAAACGATGAaaaagaattacaaattttgttaaatgcacTAGATGTATGGTGTGGAGATAATTGTATGACCATCAATTCCAAAAAGTGTAATATTGTGCATTTTAGAACACCTTCTGTTGATAAGTCACATGTTGAATTTAAATGTGGGAATGATATCATTGAATATTCTTCTACTTATACATATTTGGGTTTAGTTTTAAGTGAATTTTTAGATTATAATGTAACTGCTAAAGCTGTTGCAGCTTCTGCAAATAGAGCACTTGGCCTTGTTATAGCCAAGTGCAAAATTTTAGGTGGTGTTACTCATaatgtcttttcaaaattatatgagAGTTTGGTGCTTCCAATTGTTGAATATGGTGCTGGTATTTGGGGTTGCaaaaatttttcttttataaatgccATCCATAATAGAGCTTGCAGATTTTTTCTTGGAGTGGGTAAATATACTCCAAATGCTGCAGTTGCAGGGGATATGGGGTGGATACCTATCTTTCAAAAACAATGGCAATGCTTAATTCGACTATGGTGCCGTTTGAACAATATGAGTTCTGAGCgtttaaacagaaaaattttCATATGGGCAGACATTATGAGTAAAAAACATAAGTGTATAAAAAATTGGAATTTTTATGTAAGGAAAACGTTTTCTGAGTATAATGCAGAACATTTGTGTATCATTACAGATTATGTTGATAGTACCTCAGTTGTCAATACTGTTATGTCTaaaatgtttagtaaatatGTCGAACAGTGGCAAGGCAATTTACAATCAGAGAAAGCTTTATCTGGTAAAGGAGGTAACAAACTTCGCACATATAATTTGTTTCAGAACAGTTTTGAAACGGAAACTTATTGTAAAATTCCAATGCCATTTTCGCAAAGGAGTTCGTTTGCCAAATTTCGATGTGGTGTAGCACCACTAAGAATAGAAACGGGgagatttgaaaaattaattttaaaagatcgAGTATGTGATAATTGTACGAATGTTTTAGAAGATGAAGCCCATGTTATATTATCGTGTCCTTTGTATGatgattttagaaaaacattatttgatgaAGCAACACATTTTAATAGTGATTTTATGTCTTATGATGATAAACAGAAAttagtgtttttatttacagataatAATATGATTCGTAGCTGTGCCAAAGCctgtaatcttattttaaatagacgtagaaatgttttatactgtaaataatgttaatgtcaatatgttttataatagatgcattctttatataatttttaatgttatagtcTCTTATAATTCTGTACAGAATGgctctctttttatatttatatatttttacatttaatgtaatgttgtattatatattattgtatagcaatataatatttcccacagaaagcaaccaaaagttagcgtgcaataaattccaatattgcactagtgcaataaatcttcaaaaatgtatgacgtcatcaacgtcaAAATCTAGttaaaaccaaattttacatttaaatatcatattgctatacaataaaaggggtattgcatgaatattagggaatattgtccctcgtagaacatatattgcactcccaagctcgtgcaatataagattctactcgggacaatattccccaatattcatgcaataaccctatattattgAGAGAtgagacttaaataaaatattgaattgaattgaattgtattatgtttgtattttatcatcCAATTAGTGTTTCACCTGTGGTCAAAAAGTTATTATACAGAGAGAAGAAATAAGCTCAATGgtcccttttaaaataatgtgttaaatgtatactattaaacgagaagacctcatttttggtgtcgcttctcttctttccacgaTTAATTGatcaacacgcctctgtgtcctataggtacagtgcatagtgccatttgtcatccattcatatgattattcagattcagttatttttggagaaaaacgagaaaaaagtcatccggatattgtcccgtcattggacgaacttttaagtcagattagacttccgttTTGCGTTTTTTtcctgtatactttgaacaaacatattgacacattccccatttccattctcaattttatttatatacaaagaataaagttagtgtattttaagaattctatctgctatcaatttcaagtttactatccacggcagcacagagtttattaaatagagagggtctgtatactatatcaatgaccactatggatcgattagtaaacttagaattgaaagtaaatacaccacatttatatagtaatgaatgttcataatatacagataagcgcaaaaaatattcatgtgaacagcttttgataccttttctgaaattctccagtcgttaaatcttttacaaaattcattgatttattcacaaaaaagaagatgtggtatgattgccatgttgagacaactcggctccacaagagaccaatatgacacagatattaacaattataggttaccgtacgaccttcaacaacgagcaaagcccataccgtgtactcagctttaaaaggccccgaactgacaatgtaatcaattcaaaccagaaaactagcggccttatttttttacaaaaaaatgaacgaaaaatgtaacacataaacaaaaaacaaccactgaattacaatcTCCTTACttcaatgttcataacatactaaatgtatgttcatattaaattgatggaaaaccaaaaaataggaatattggaaataaaggaggagggataaacaaaaaaacattttcctgtccccaataacctatgacttatgatacttttgctgaaattatgTAAGTTAaaactacgctctgaatgcccgcgatttcgcgggtgtgttctagtgtatACTAAACTAACAATAACAAATTCCTGAAAATCTTAGCaattacaaaaaatgcatttatagaATTTCATCTTTTctcctatatttaaaaaagttgactgagatttgcaaaataaataacttacccGTGCATAAACCTAGAATTACGTAGATTGTAACAGATAATGATGATACTCCTCCAGTTAACATGTTCTTGCTCAAACCGCACAGGAACACTTTcaacaaatctttattttgtaacTCAATGTCAAAAGTGGTCACTTTTTTATTCTTACCTTTCCTTTGTTAACATTTTGAGCTTTACGAATCaacaaatcaattttatttagattatcGACAATAGCCTGAATACGTGAATTGTGTTTAATTACATAATTACATGTAACTCATTGTTAATAACAATAGtataaaatggacaaaaagtaATCAAAGGGAAAATGGCCAACTTGGTCtgtgtttgttttaataatatataaccTGTCTatccaattcaatattttatttaaaaggggcactagctgtcaaattcattgtaaccgatttgactcaaattctcatatttggtttataacaatgtaaaacatttatccaaaccatcaaaagtctaaaataaacagtttacagagcatggggtagataatatataggttcgtttcgtgtgtattttagtccagacgccatctaattaactatcgatttgacctcagatgaccatataagcgatgtaaacaaaaataaagatacgaatagattaaaacaacacgtgcaattgcatttttataggtctgtttgattttattttatagattaaaaatagatgtttctaattgtttttaaccatataagaatgattttatgtgcatcgaattagtaatcaattgatttaccgtagtttcactttcattgttgacattctttttatttaaataaccagtacacgtacaatgcatgcgttgtcaatctctagctagaGGTTAacttgaagttcacatgaataccggttagaatgatgatgacgttttcacttgcaagcgaatcagtcaaaaattatgtttaatcgCTTATGTCAACATAATTAAAGGaaattgattgctaaaagcaaattattatttcattattccaatcTGATTAATgattgatctaaaaaaaatcatactttattttttttatatatatcgtagctagtgcccctttaagttTCATCTCTCaattataatacaatacaatacgatacaatatttttattttccaaattaaagggCCCATTAAGAGCATAACATTAATTACTACATGacataaacattacaaagtgattaaagaaacataaaataataattcaaatgcATGAGGAAAGAATCAGTGGCAAagggggagataattttgatatcttttagagtatataataatatataatacaacattacattcaatgtaaaatatatagatataaaaagttaGCCATTCTGTACAGAATAATAAGAGactataacattaaaaacattatttgaagaattaatctattataaaaacatattgaaaagcacatttatatttacagactCAGTATaaacaggaacatatatattaacttagatatactgttcccaggtaTAAAAAATTTTATCgtctatttaaaataagattgcATTATTTGGCACAGCTACGAATTATATTATTATCTGTAAAAAAACCACTTATTTCTGTTTATCATCAAGAGACATAAAATCACTATTAAAATGCGTTGCTTcatcaactattttttttctaacatcGTCATATAAAGGACACGATAAAACAACATGGGCTTCATCTTCTAAAATATTCATACACTTATTACAGAAACGATCTTTTAACGGTTTAAGCGATCGATTGTTAAGTCAAACATTCAGTTCATTTTCAGAAAGGAAAATAAATTACACAAACATCAAATAAGACTTAAAGTCACGAGCCATGAAGGACGAATAACGTGGAAAATAGATGGCTTTGTATGGAAAGTGCAAACATAAAgatcatatttatttactttaaattgaaattagAGGATACCATGAACCTGCATCAACTACCTGCCgtggcttttttttaaaaagaaataaattaatatgaaattagaaattttgtgatagttattgaaaaaaatgtgtaaaatttgtGCTTCACAGAGTAGTCCGATAAAGGACATAatgacctttacctcattttaaTGCTTCAGTGGTTCAAGTAAAGTTATTGtaatttggtattttttctaacaaaattgagaatggaaatggggcatgtgttaaagagacaacaacccaaccaaagagcagaaaacaggttacaaattggtcttcaacacagtgagAAAATCAAGCACCCGAAATACTAAGTTTATATGCAATGCTGAGGGCAACTGTTGGtgtattgaaatattataaGATGTTCTTGTCATTCTGGCAGGTTttattgaccttgacctcattttacgGATTATTGTTGAGTGTTAATTTGTGTGTTGTTAGGTCtgtctttcttaaactataagcaataggtcaactttatttggtgtatggaattatgtattagttgaCCTTGACATCTTCTTCATGGTACATTGGTCAATGAACAATTTCATGGTTAAGTTAGTTTCTtggatactataagcaataggtcaacttcaTTTAATGCAGATTGATAGTAAGGTGCACATGTCTATCTGGCAAGGtacatctgaccttgacctatattttttgtatggaaTGCTTGAATTTCTGATTTGGTTAATCTGACCTTGGAACTCTTTCTTGGATCATGTCACGTTTAAGTGATACTTAagtagtaaagctttatattaaaGACTATCAACATAAATTCAATGATCAGTAAAGCACAtgtcagtgtgtgcactcttctttatttgaataacagGTTAATTTATACATGTCACAAAACTTTGTAATTCAgtctaaataaaaacaattcacaTTAGATTGTAACATGAGTACACACCTCATATCATGAATAAATAGCATGACATTGGATTGATATGATCTGAAGAATGTTCACATCACTGCTGCAAATATTTGACAGAACTCAAAGGTAGAGActggaaaatataaatatcaagcCATACTCATAAGGAATTTAATTGCATTTAATGCTAtcttccccccaaaaaaacattTAGTGGTAAACCTACAATATTTTAGAGCATACCAGAACCCTTACCTAAAATTTTGTAAGGTCTTTGAAGTTTAAATCATCAAAGATCCTTTAACAGTCTTATAGTTGTCCAGTGTTGGCCATCATTTTCAATCTAAAccttaacaagaatgtgtccatagtacacggatgccccactcgcgctatcattttccatgttcagtggaccgtgaaattggggtcaaaactttaatttggaattgaaattagaaagatcatatcataggtaaCATAATTGTGTActtagttttaagttgatgtgacgttaacttcatcaaaaactaccttgaccaaaaactttaacctgaactttgcactatgattttctatgttcagtggcccgtaaaattggggtctaaactttaatttggcattaaaataagaaaaatcatatcatggggaacatgtgtattaagtttcaagttgattggacttggcttcaacttcatcaaaaactaccttgagcAAAAacttaacctgaagcaggacgaaCTGACGAACGGAAGAACGAGCAAATAGATagacggagccacagaccacaaaacataatgcccctctactatcctAGGTGGGgcagaaaaataatatattacaaGCAAGTTGAGAATCaaaagtttatataatataaaccaTATAATTTCAGGTTTTAGCATCATTAAATTCTTTAAGTGCTTTCTCAAATACTTGTAAGTCTACTCtatgtttcattaaaaacttTCCATTAAAATGAAACACAGGAATGTCATATCTGTATTTATTAAACCAatctttgttttcctttttcttAATGTCCACCTGTTCTAGCTGAAACTAAAGGATTATAAGATTATTAAGAAAATCTACATATAAAGAGTAAATATATGaactaaatttaaacaaataattattttacagtaAACAAATGATTTGTTCAATTCAGACATCCCATAATGCAGCTTTAATATTGCTAATAAAAACTATAGAGCTATATTCtcaattgtaatttttttctttgtaggTCTCTTTTATGTAAAGCATTATACTAtgcatttctaaaaaaaatgttttttcatggATTCATTAATCATACAaaaaactatatacattttgtatcattctaaatatttatttacattctACAAAGAAACCAAAGTATATCTCCTAAGGTAAGAGAACTAATTATTCTGTACAAGTCTGTATTTGGAACAAACATATCTTTATTGAAGTACATGTAGCATGTTCACCCTGTGCTTGTATGGTCTATTGATCAAACATTATCTTTATTGAGGTAGAATGCTCACCCTGTGCTTGTATGGTCTATTGAACAAACTTATCTTTATTGAAGTAGTATGCTCACCCTGTGCTTGTATGGTCTATTGAACAAACATATCTTTATTGAAGTAGAATGCTCACCCTGTGCTTGTATGGTCTATTGAACAAACTTATCTTTATTGAAGTAGTATGCTCACCCTGTGCTTGTATGGTCTATTGAACAAACATTATCTTTATTGAGGTAGCATGCTCACCCTGTGCTTGTATGGTCTATTGAACAAACATATCTTTATTGAAGTAGCATGCTCCCCCTGTGCTTGTATGGTCTATTGAACAAACATATCTTTATTGAAGTAGCATGCTCCCCCTGTGCTTGTATGGTCTATTGAACAAACATATCTTTATTGAAGTAGTATGCTCACCCTGTGCTTGTATTTGGTTTATTGAACAAACATTATCTTTATTGAAGTAGCATGCTCACCCTGTGCTTGTATGGTCTATTGAACTAACTTATCTTTATTGAAGTAGAATGCTCACCATGTGCTTGTATGGTCTATTGAACTAACTTATCTTTATTGAAGTAGAATGCTCACCCTGTGCTTGTATGGTCTATTGAACTAACTTATCTTTATTGAAGTAGCATGCTCACCCTGTGCTTGTATGGTCTATTGAACTAACTTATCTTTATTGAAGTAGCATGCTCACCCTATGCTTGTATGGTCTATTGAACTAACATATCTTTATTGAAGTAGCATGCTCACCCTATGCTTGTATGGTCTATTGAACAAACACATCTTTATTGAAGTAGCATGCTCACCCTGTGATTGTATGGTCTATTGAACAAACATTACTTTATTGAAGTAGTATGCTCACCCTGTGCTTGTATGGTCTATTGAACTAACTTATATTTATTGAAGTAGCATGCTCACCCTGTGCTTGTATTTGGTTTATTGGACAAACTTATCTTTATTGAAGTAGTATGCTCACCCTGTGCTTGTATGGTCTATTGAACTAACTTATCTTTATTGAAGTAGTATGCTCACCATGTGATTGTATGGTCTATTGAACTAACTTATCTTTATTGAAGTAGCATGCTCACCATGTGCTTGTATGGTCTATTGAACTAACTTATCTTTATTGAAGTAGAATGCTCACCCTGTGCTTGTATGGTCTATTGAACTAACTTATCTTTATTGAAGTAGCATGCTCACCCTGTGCTTGTATGGTCTATTGAACTAACTTATCTTTTTTGAAGTAGAATGCTCACCATGTGCTTGTATGGTCTATTGAACTAACTTATCTTTATTGAAGTAGAATGCTCACCCTGTGCTTGTATGGTCTATTGAACTAACTTATCTTTATTGAAGTAGCATGCTCACCCTGTGCTTGTA
Above is a window of Mytilus trossulus isolate FHL-02 chromosome 4, PNRI_Mtr1.1.1.hap1, whole genome shotgun sequence DNA encoding:
- the LOC134714486 gene encoding glutaredoxin-like protein C5orf63 homolog; the encoded protein is MFLFQKSIKSWSLLLSSPIMNIRKMSTEQLLPILTLYTKENCSLCDDALEVLRPYKHRFQLEQVDIKKKENKDWFNKYRYDIPVFHFNGKFLMKHRVDLQVFEKALKEFNDAKT